In Bacteroidota bacterium, one DNA window encodes the following:
- a CDS encoding NUDIX domain-containing protein, with product MQTSHIVFINDRPLVFSYVYSKQLPVEYTGYAILNDESSTIDKAIKLLESGKEIGVVYFSESPDESWKRFISKYILIEAAGGLVKNKEGKFLFIFRNGKWDLPKGKAEYDETPEMTALREVEEECGLKNLKIEKVLTKTFHTYKEKGKLILKKTHWYLMTIDEYQKLIPQTEEGITEVKWVAENRIEREVLVNTYASIKGIFS from the coding sequence ATGCAGACTTCCCATATTGTATTCATCAACGACAGGCCACTTGTCTTTTCTTATGTTTATAGCAAACAATTGCCGGTAGAGTATACAGGATATGCAATTCTGAATGATGAGAGTTCGACCATTGATAAAGCCATTAAACTTCTTGAGAGCGGAAAAGAAATTGGTGTTGTTTATTTCAGTGAATCTCCTGATGAAAGCTGGAAAAGATTTATTTCAAAATATATTCTGATTGAAGCTGCAGGCGGATTAGTGAAAAATAAAGAAGGAAAATTTCTGTTCATTTTCAGAAATGGTAAATGGGATCTTCCGAAAGGAAAAGCAGAGTATGATGAAACTCCTGAAATGACAGCGCTTCGTGAAGTTGAAGAAGAATGTGGTTTGAAGAATCTTAAAATTGAAAAAGTACTTACCAAAACTTTTCATACTTATAAAGAAAAAGGAAAGTTGATCTTAAAAAAAACGCATTGGTATTTAATGACCATCGATGAATATCAAAAATTAATCCCCCAGACGGAAGAAGGAATTACAGAAGTAAAATGGGTTGCAGAAAATCGGATAGAGCGGGAGGTTTTGGTGAATACGTATGCTTCGATCAAAGGGATATTTTCGTGA
- the coaD gene encoding pantetheine-phosphate adenylyltransferase, translating to MSKRIAVFPGSFDPITKGHEEIIKRGLPLFDELIIGIGYNTNKHYFFSQDRREHFISKTFEGESKIKVVRYSGLTVEFCKQIGASYILRGLRTSADFEFERAIAQMNHSMAPEIETIFIVSDPSLSHISSTIVRDILLYQGDVSAFVPKPVLG from the coding sequence ATGAGCAAACGCATTGCAGTTTTTCCAGGGTCATTTGATCCTATCACAAAAGGGCATGAAGAGATCATCAAAAGAGGATTGCCATTATTTGATGAGCTGATCATTGGGATTGGTTATAATACGAACAAGCATTATTTTTTCTCGCAAGACAGACGGGAACATTTTATTTCAAAAACATTTGAAGGTGAATCAAAAATAAAAGTCGTTCGTTACTCCGGGCTTACTGTTGAATTTTGCAAACAGATAGGAGCAAGTTATATTTTAAGAGGATTGCGAACTTCTGCCGATTTTGAATTTGAAAGAGCAATTGCACAGATGAATCATTCAATGGCACCGGAAATAGAAACGATCTTTATTGTTTCTGATCCATCGTTGTCACATATTTCTTCAACGATCGTGCGTGACATTCTTTTATATCAGGGTGATGTTTCGGCGTTTGTGCCGAAGCCGGTGTTGGGGTAG
- the rsmD gene encoding 16S rRNA (guanine(966)-N(2))-methyltransferase RsmD: protein MRIIGGKFSGRLINAPANLPVRPTTDYAKSALFNILNNRIDFEEIKVLDLFAGIGGVSMEFISRGAKHVTCVDLNFKCCAFIKETAVKFDVKNISVIKSDVFKFIKSCDTKFDIIFADAPFELNETDTIPDLVFQKELLTEDGILIVEHQAKRILQSHIDAKDIRKYGNCAFSLYSI from the coding sequence GTGCGAATAATTGGCGGAAAATTCAGCGGACGACTGATCAATGCACCTGCAAATTTACCGGTCCGGCCGACAACTGATTATGCAAAGTCAGCCCTATTTAATATTCTCAACAACAGAATTGATTTTGAAGAAATAAAAGTGCTCGATCTTTTCGCAGGAATTGGCGGAGTAAGCATGGAATTTATTTCGCGTGGCGCAAAACATGTAACATGTGTCGATTTGAATTTCAAATGCTGTGCTTTCATCAAAGAAACAGCTGTGAAATTTGACGTGAAAAATATATCTGTCATAAAATCAGATGTATTTAAATTTATTAAATCCTGTGATACAAAATTTGATATCATTTTCGCTGATGCACCTTTTGAATTAAATGAAACAGACACTATACCTGATCTTGTCTTTCAAAAAGAACTGTTGACGGAAGATGGAATCCTCATCGTAGAACATCAGGCGAAAAGAATTCTGCAAAGTCACATAGATGCTAAGGATATAAGGAAGTATGGGAATTGTGCGTTTTCATTATACAGTATCTGA
- a CDS encoding DUF3822 family protein has protein sequence MSTNVFLPQTDASMLIIDPTLENKSSGLCDLLVLAEKSSIQLSLLEKKSNKFLAFEVFPNPEFRENFSWKDHLEVATSKSKILRQYEFSKARICITSTQYTLIPEALHHPGDEQAYFKLNFKEATDVSVHRAHISIYDLFTIYSIENELQKELSHLFQDPKFVHHSEVLLNSVSRLSRNNSGKQLFLNIRQNEIDVIVTEGKKLILMNSFNRNSNEDVLYYTLFVCEQLGIDPERTPFTLLGEIEKESALYKLLYNYIRKISFGERTRTLAFSNKFNELPAHFYHTLFNLALCE, from the coding sequence GTGAGTACAAATGTCTTTTTACCGCAAACGGATGCTTCAATGCTGATCATCGACCCAACTCTTGAAAACAAGAGTTCAGGACTGTGTGATTTGCTGGTATTAGCAGAAAAATCTTCAATACAGTTGTCGTTGCTTGAGAAAAAATCAAACAAGTTTCTGGCATTCGAAGTTTTTCCAAATCCCGAATTTCGCGAAAATTTTTCCTGGAAAGATCATCTTGAAGTTGCAACATCGAAAAGTAAGATCCTCCGACAATATGAATTTTCTAAAGCAAGGATCTGTATCACTTCAACACAATATACTCTAATACCTGAAGCACTCCATCATCCAGGTGATGAACAAGCATATTTTAAACTCAACTTCAAGGAGGCAACAGATGTTTCTGTTCATCGTGCACACATAAGTATTTACGATTTGTTTACAATTTACAGCATTGAGAATGAATTGCAGAAAGAACTCTCTCATCTGTTTCAGGATCCGAAATTCGTTCATCATTCAGAAGTGTTACTGAATTCTGTCAGCAGACTTTCGCGCAACAATTCCGGCAAGCAACTTTTTTTAAATATCAGACAAAATGAGATAGACGTTATCGTTACTGAAGGCAAAAAGCTGATCCTAATGAACAGTTTCAACCGAAACAGTAATGAAGATGTTTTGTACTATACATTGTTTGTCTGCGAACAATTGGGAATAGATCCTGAGAGAACACCATTTACTTTGCTGGGTGAAATTGAAAAAGAAAGCGCTTTGTATAAATTGCTCTATAATTATATTCGTAAAATTTCATTTGGCGAGCGAACAAGAACACTTGCTTTCAGCAATAAATTCAATGAATTGCCTGCACATTTTTATCATACACTTTTCAATTTAGCATTGTGCGAATAA